One window from the genome of Hydra vulgaris chromosome 02, alternate assembly HydraT2T_AEP encodes:
- the LOC136076486 gene encoding protein boule-like codes for MDENSYINGYIFKNRIFVGGLPKNTSAFNVAKYFERFGEVLDSKVVISGGVSKGYGFVTFRREEHVHAIMNALPLYYANRQLNIGPAIRIQVPDDHGESVHEMASIRHFSQVRPFYGQPMPCGVTRFGTNCYF; via the exons ATG GATGAAAATAGCTACATTAAtggttatatatttaaaaacagaattttcGTAGGTGGCTTACCAAAAAAT acgAGCGCATTTAACGtcgcaaaatattttgaacGTTTTGGGGAAGTCCTTGACTCTAAGGTAGTAATCTCTGGTGGAGTTTCAAAAG GCTATGGCTTTGTCACTTTTAGACGTGAAGAACACGTGCATGCAATTATGAATGCTCTCCCGTTATATTATGCAAACAGACAATTAAATATTGGACCTGCGATTCGAATACAA gttCCAGACGATCATGGAGAATCAGTGCATGAGATGGCAAGCATCAGACATTTCTCCCAAGtcaggcctttttatgggcaaCCTATGCCTTGCGGAGTTACTAGATTTGGAACAAAttgttatttctaa